One region of Myxocyprinus asiaticus isolate MX2 ecotype Aquarium Trade chromosome 38, UBuf_Myxa_2, whole genome shotgun sequence genomic DNA includes:
- the LOC127428491 gene encoding cytochrome c oxidase subunit 8B, mitochondrial: MSGLLRGIARIRAVPVLRGSTITQRANIATRPAKDAVGPAETAVGLTLFSLAILGPAGWVLANLENYKKKGSADLE; the protein is encoded by the exons ATGTCTGGACTTCTGCGGGGAATCGCTAGAATCCGAGCCGTCCCGGTTCTGCGGGGATCAACCATCACCCAGCGAGCCAACATCGCAACACGACCAGCCAAGGACGCTGTTGGTCCTGCT GAGACAGCAGTTGGACTGACATTGTTTTCTCTTGCCATCCTCGGACCAGCTGGGTGGGTTCTGGCCAACCTGGAAAACTACAAAAAGAAGGGTTCTGCTGACTTGGAGTGA